A window of the Gossypium arboreum isolate Shixiya-1 chromosome 2, ASM2569848v2, whole genome shotgun sequence genome harbors these coding sequences:
- the LOC108468649 gene encoding uncharacterized protein LOC108468649 yields MFVNVKKLLVEKASISKKPGVNSDGLKASDVDPHLVFHYGIPLGCCMFAYDSIQKILAISTTDGRIKLFGKDNSQALLESDDTVPSKFLEFVQNQGILLNVNLKNHIEVWDLERRLLSHVHVFKEEITSFTVMQAGPYMYVGDSEGNIKVFKIEQEVCHVMQMKYTIPFSASHGNPTEVLADRAAISILPQPTAESKRILIIFKDGFMTLWEIRECKSILVTGGSMFQSVHNEAKHVTSACWVCPFGSKVAVGYDNGEVLIWSIPTSKQSEIGIQNTPICKLILGFKSEKTPIASLKWAYADAKATRLYVMGASDVASTSLLQVILLNEHTETRTTKLGLHLSEPCLDMMITLSTTEQSKVKQDLLLLIGKSGNIYMYDDCSIEKYLLQCQSRSPPSLPKEVMVNMPFVDSSITVAKLITDNPYALSSDEDYILVVKDIPSLVPLETKSKDGGHSNSYQFSGFGKIKNLYITGHSDGAINFWDISCHFPIPILSLKQQSEDDFSLSGIPVTALCFDGNSRIIISGDQSGTVRFFKFKPEPYTAENSFISFQGSTKKRNNHIQSVKVIKVNGSVLSLAICQNTRHVAIGNDHGDVSLVDTEGLNIIFQSHIASDISPGIISMQFKTCSLQNFEKNVLVVATKDSSVLAFDSDSGNMLSASMVQPKKPSRALFMHILDWQDIAVRGANISTGSPIEEGIPKQSFILVCSEKAAYVYSLTHTIQGVKKVHYKKKFHSTSCCWASTFYTASDVGLMLLFTSGKVEIRSLPELSLFKETSIRGFRYSAPKPNSLSDSSMCSSNSGDFVMVNGDQEFFILSVLLQRETFRNLDFISRVYRKDLMLTQEVPASGATVQKEKKKGLFGSVLKDITGSKKHAPEMETEDTKESIEELSTIFSTTNFPCEVENKDNQAVDEDEIDLNIDDIDLDDPGEKPKEQNILATLNKHKLKFQAFTAGKLKQMKVKNEKPITKEEQQQDEKSSAVDQIKKKYGFSLQGESSAAKMAESKLQENLRKLQGISLKTAEMQDNAKSFSSMARELLRTKEKEDK; encoded by the exons ATGTTTGTTAATGTGAAGAAGCTGCTAGTGGAGAAGGCTTCTATTTCCAAGAAG CCTGGAGTGAATTCTGATGGTTTGAAAGCTAGTGATGTGGACCCGCATTTGGTATTTCATTACGGGATCCCATTGGGTTGTTGCATGTTTGCTTATGATTCCATTCAAAAGATACTTGCAATATCTACTAC GGATGGCAGAATTAAACTCTTTGGGAAAGATAACTCTCAAGCTCTACTTGAATCTGATGACACAGTTCCAAGCAAGTTTTTGGAG TTCGTCCAGAATCAAGGCATCCTTCTAAATGTAAATCTCAAGAACCATATCGAG GTTTGGGACTTGGAAAGGAGGCTCTTGTCTCATGTACATGTCTTTAAAGAAGAAATTACTTCTTTCACAGTTATGCAAGCTGGTCCCTACAT GTATGTTGGAGATTCTGAAGGCAACATCAAGGTTTTTAAGATTGAACAAGAAGTCTGTCATGTTATGCAAATGAAATACACTATACCTTTCTCAGCTTCTCATG GAAATCCAACGGAAGTTTTAGCTGATAGGGCTGCTATCTCCATACTTCCTCAGCCAACAGCTGAAAGCAAAAG AATTCTTATAATATTTAAAGACGGCTTTATGACTTTGTGGGAAATTAGAGAATGCAAATCTATTTTGGTTACTGGTGGAAGTATGTTCCAATCAGTACATAATGAAGCAAAACATGTGACTTCTGCATGCTGGGTGTGCCCTTTTGGTAGTAAAGTTGCTGTTGGTTATGATAATGGAGAAGTTCTCATATGGAGCATTCCTACCTCAAAGCAATCTGAAATTGGTATTCAAAATACTCCCATTTGTAAACTCATTCTTGGATTTAAATCAGAAAAAACACCAATAGCATCTTTAAAATGGGCTTATGCTGATGCAAAAGCCACTCGACTGTATGTCATGGGTGCCTCTGATGTAGCCTCCACAAGCCTGCTGCAG GTAATCTTATTGAACGAGCATACTGAAACTCGCACAACTAAACTTGGGCTTCATTTGTCTGAGCCTTGTTtggacatgatgatcactttaaGTACTACTGAGCAAAGCAAAGTTAAACAAGATCTTCTCCTTCTGATTGGCAAATCAGGAAATATTTATATGTATGATGATTGCTCAATTGAGAAGTATCTTCTGCAATGCCAATCAAGGTCTCCACCCTCCCTCCCAAAGGAGGTAATGGTAAATATGCCATTTGTAGATTCAAGCATCACCGTAGCAAAACTTATCACTGACAACCCTTATGCATTAAGTTCGGATGAG GATTACATTCTAGTTGTCAAGGATATTCCATCACTTGTTCCCTTGGAGACAAAGTCAAAAGATGGAGGTCATTCAAACTCGTACCAATTTAGTGGATTTGGGAAGATAAAAAATCTGTACATAACTGGACACAGTGATGGAGCCATCAACTTTTGGGATATATCATGCCACTTTCCTATACCAATTCTGTCATTAAAGCAACAG AGCGAAGATGATTTTTCTTTAAGTGGTATACCAGTGACCGCACTATGTTTTGATGGAAACTCTAGGATTATCATTTCTGGTGACCAGAGTGGAACG GTCCGCTTCTTTAAGTTTAAGCCAGAGCCATATACAGCAGAAAACAGTTTCATCTCTTTCCAAG GAAGCACAAAGAAAAGGAATAATCATATCCAGAGTGTAAAGGTCATTAAGGTTAATGGTTCTGTACTCTCTTTAGCCATATGCCAGAACACAAGACATGTTGCCATTGGAAATGACCATGGAGAT gtttcacttgttgacactgAAGGTCTCAATATCATATTTCAAAGTCATATTGCAAGTGATATCAGTCCTGGCATCATCTCGATGCAGTTTAAAACCTGCAGTCTGCAAAATTTTGAGAAGAATGTTTTGGTGGTTGCAACAAAGGATTCATCAGTTTTGGCCTTCGATAGTGATTCTGGGAACATGCTGAGTGCTAGCATGGTTCAACCCAAGAAACCCTCAAGAGCACTATTTATGCATATATTGG ATTGGCAGGATATAGCAGTTAGAGGAGCAAATATATCGACTGGTAGTCCTATTGAGGAAGGCATACCAAAGCAATCTTTCATACTCGTATGCTCTGAGAAGGCTGCATATGTCTATTCCTTGACTCATACCATTCAG GGTGTCAAAAAAGTTCACTACAAGAAGAAGTTTCATTCCACTTCTTGCTGCTGGGCATCAACATTTTATACTGCTTCTGATGTTGGCCTTATGCTCCTTTTCACTAGTGGAAAAGTTGAAATAAG ATCCTTGCCAGAATTATCCTTGTTCAAGGAAACTTCAATCAGAGGTTTCAGATATTCTGCACCAAAACCAAATTCATTATCTGATAGCTCAATGTGCTCTTCAAATTCTGGAGATTTTGTAATG GTGAATGGTGATCAAGAATTCTTCATTCTCTCAGTTCTGCTCCAGAGGGAAACTTTTAG GAATTTGGACTTTATCAGCCGTGTCTATAGGAAAGATCTAATGCTTACTCAGGAAGTGCCTGCCTCTGGAGCCACAGTtcagaaggaaaagaaaaag GGACTTTTTGGCTCTGTCCTCAAAGACATAACTGGCAGTAAAAAGCATGCACCTGAAATGGAAACAGAAGATACTAAAGAAAGTATTGAAGAGCTTTCTACCATCTTTTCGACAACTAATTTTCCATGCGAGGTTGAGAATAAAGATAACCAGGCTGTGGATGAGGATGAAATAGACTTAAACATAG ATGATATTGACCTTGATGATCCTGGAGAGAAACCCAAAGAACAGAATATCCTAGCAACTCTTAATAAGCATAAACTTAAATTTCAGGCTTTCACAGCAG gTAAGCTGAAGCAGATGAAGGTTAAAAATGAGAAACCCATCACCAAAGAAGAGCAGCAGCAAGATGAGAAGTCCAGTGCTGTTGatcaaataaagaaaaaatatgggTTTTCTTTGCAAGGT GAATCAAGTGCAGCCAAAATGGCAGAAAGCAAGCTGCAGGAAAATTTGAGAAAGTTGCAG GGAATCAGCTTGAAGACTGCAGAGATGCAAGATAATGCAAAATCATTCTCTTCCATGGCAAGAGAACTGCTGCGCACTAAAGAAAAAGAAGATAAATGA
- the LOC128289404 gene encoding uncharacterized protein LOC128289404 → MLIFILHGLGASKTDNEIQLCGEIKQLLKDAASFSQPSTFAQSAKLKRMVITNVVLIFWFWRSTVASISQKIVQPIGNELQRFWQILVLYFTSFSSHWLITICPSMHGSFHHIPIKFGRAVDMLLSDILQKLKFFLEQLDWRITQNLRKPVVLSWKTRDSLNNNVLVGIISWLILCTKVSKFVGRLV, encoded by the exons atgctg ATTTTCATTTTACATGGTTTGGGAGCATCCAAGACTGACAATGAAATCCAACTTTGTGGAGAGATTAAGCAGCTTTTAAAAGATGCTGCTTCCTTTTCGCA GCCGTCTACATTTGCACAATCAGCCAAACTTAAGAGGATG GTCATAACTAATGTTGTGCTAATCTTTTGGTTTTGGAGGTCTACTGTTGCTTCCATATCTCAAAAAATTGTGCAACCAATTGGTAATGAACTACAACGATTTTGGCAAATTCTTGTGTTATATTTTACCTCTTTTTCCTCTCACTGGTTAATAACAATTTGTCCAAGCATGCATGGGTCATTCCATCATATACCTATCAAGTTTGGTAGGGCTGTAGACATGCTTCTTAGTGACATACTCCAGAAATTAAAGTTTTTCCTTGAG CAATTGGATTGGAGGATAACACAAAATTTAAGAAAACCAGTTGT TCTATCCTGGAAGACACGGGATTCTTTAAACAACAATGTCCTG GTTGGAATCATATCCTGGTTGATATTGTGTACCAAGGTTAGCAAGTTTGTTGGTCGACTGGTCTAG
- the LOC108470111 gene encoding protein RKD5 — MDLSQGPCLTTLVVFENTINKELIRSLHVYRLENGEENEVEREFVFRKDGPYVETAAAPLLLLQGVPAHELFEGRVIGLWLCSFAFHIHRLPRFFFIPSLLSISRNPKLKSIPTLANDLQLIFQRGCGTEDRGPSRELSKETCTRDGDNHYHLKRSLLVLDQDLNCLPNSGATSELLKSRQTEQNATGVAVKKKKRADSKDVARIALEDLAKYFDLPIVEASRNLNVGLTVLKRKCREFGIPRWPHRKIKSLDGLIRDLQEEAEQRQQDEAAAYAVAKRRMMLETEKESIEKEPFIELKSETKRFRQDIFKRRHKARALKN, encoded by the exons atggaCTTGTCACAGGGCCCTTGCCTGACAACTCTCGTAGTCTTTGAAAATACCATCAACAAAG AGTTGATCAGAAGCTTGCATGTATACCGATTGGAGAATGGAGAGGAAAATGAGGTTGAGAGAGAGTTTGTGTTCAGAAAAGATGGCCCCTACGTGGAAACTGCAGCAGCCCCTCTTCTTCTATTGCAGGGGGTACCAGCCCACGAGCTTTTCGAAGGCAGAGTTATCGGTTTGTGGCTCTGCTCTTTTGCTTTTCATATCCACCGTCTTCCACGTTTCTTCTTCATTCCTTCTTTACTCTCCATTTCCAG AAACCCGAAGTTGAAGTCTATCCCGACACTTGCAAATGATCTTCAATTGATTTTCCAGAGGGGATGTGGCACCGAAGATAGAGGACCATCTAGGGAGTTATCTAAGGAAACTTGTACGAGGGATGGAGATAATCATTACCACTTGAAAAGAAGTCTTCTTGTACTTGATCAGGATCTTAATTGCCTCCCTAATTCAGGCGCTACTTCTGAGTTATTGAAATCTCGACAAACCGAACAAAATGCAACAG GTGTTgcagtgaaaaagaaaaaaagagctgACTCTAAGGATGTAGCCAGAATTGCTCTTGAAGATCTTGCAAAATACTTCGATCTTCCTATAGTGGAAGCTTCTAGAAATTTGAACGTTGGTCTCACTGTCCTGAAAAGGAAATGCAGAGAATTTGGTATTCCTCGCTGGCCTCACAGGAAGATCAAGTCCCTTGATGGTCTAATTCGTGATCTCCAG GAAGAGGCAGAGCAGCGGCAGCAAGACGAGGCTGCAGCCTATGCTGTAGCAAAGAGGCGAATGATGTTGGAGACAGAGAAAGAAAGTATAGAGAAGGAACCTTTCATTGAATTAAAGAGCGAGACGAAGCGGTTTAGGCAGGACATTTTCAAGCGAAGACATAAAGCTAGAGCTCTTAAAAATTAG
- the LOC108466261 gene encoding probable serine/threonine-protein kinase PIX13 translates to MGNCWGSGSSDRDATSHVYSSTNLPTTPGTSNNCSNNMESSVTSSISNSRSQFSVSVSEIVEEEVPDGQILETSNLKVFTFAELKAATKSFNTLLGEGGFGKVYKGWLDERTLTPSKVGFGMIVAIKKLKQESVQGFEEWQSEVNFLGRLSHPNLVKLLGYCWEDKELLLVYEFMQKGSLENHLFRRNPSVEPLSWETRLKIIIGAARGLAFLHFSEKVIFRDFKASNILLDGHYNAKISDFGLAKLGPSGGDSHVTTRVMGTYGYAAPEYIATGHLYVKSDVYGFGVLLLEIMTGLRALDTKRPDGQQNLVDWLKPTLSHKRKFKTFMDARIEGQYSSKAATQTAELTLKCLEHDPKNRPSMKQVVEALERIESLNKEKPKESSKSGSIHSSTTPRHRQQSSNQRPQFHSRQHGT, encoded by the exons ATGGGTAATTGCTGGGGATCTGGTTCTTCCGATAGAGATGCTACTAGTCATGTTTACAGCTCCACCAATCTTCCTACTACCCCAG GTACATCAAATAACTGCAGCAACAACATGGAATCTTCAGTAACCAGTAGTATTAGCAACAGCAGGAGTCAATTCTCGGTATCAGTAAGTGAAATAGTGGAGGAGGAAGTACCAGATGGGCAAATCCTGGAAACATCAAACTTGAAAGTCTTCACTTTTGCAGAGCTAAAGGCTGCAACTAAGAGCTTCAATACACTGTTGGGCGAAGGGGGATTTGGTAAAGTTTACAAAGGTTGGTTGGATGAGAGAACTTTAACACCTTCCAAGGTTGGCTTTGGAATGATTGTTGCCATTAAGAAATTGAAGCAAGAAAGTGTTCAAGGCTTTGAAGAGTGGCAG TCAGAGGTGAACTTTCTAGGAAGGTTATCTCACCCCAATTTGGTTAAGCTGTTGGGATATTGTTGGGAAGATAAAGAGCTGCTCCTTGTGTATGAGTTCATGCAGAAAGGAAGCTTGGAAAATCATCTATTTAGAA GAAATCCATCAGTTGAACCTTTATCTTGGGAAACCAGGCTTAAAATCATCATCGGAGCTGCTCGAGGTCTAGCGTTTCTACACTTTTCTGAGAAGGTCATTTTTAGAGATTTCAAGGCCTCTAATATATTGCTTGATGGG CACTACAATGCAAAAATATCAGATTTTGGCTTGGCTAAATTGGGGCCCTCTGGTGGAGACTCGCATGTAACTACCAGGGTTATGGGAACATATGGTTATGCTGCACCTGAATACATTGCAACAG GACACTTATATGTGAAGAGCGATGTGTATGGATTCGGTGTGTTGTTGCTTGAGATAATGACAGGCTTGAGAGCATTGGATACAAAACGACCAGATGGACAGCAAAATTTGGTGGATTGGCTTAAACCAACACTATCCCATAAAAGGAAGTTCAAAACCTTTATGGATGCTCGGATTGAGGGCCAGTATTCATCCAAGGCAGCAACACAAACAGCCGAGCTCACTCTGAAATGTCTAGAGCATGATCCTAAAAATCGTCCATCGATGAAACAAGTTGTGGAAGCATTAGAAAGGATCGAATCACTAAACAAGGAAAAACCAAAGGAGTCCTCTAAATCCGGTTCCATTCATTCCTCAACTACACCTAGGCATAGACAACAATCTAGTAATCAGCGTCCCCAGTTTCATTCAAGGCAACATGGCACTTGA
- the LOC108488161 gene encoding rubber cis-polyprenyltransferase HRT2, which produces MVTSVPNKVGNYSSTGNGVHKLFFDDITNFLRRCLFRVLSVGPIPTHLAFIMDGNRGYAKKQNLKEGEGHKAGYLALMSLLRYCYELGIKYVTIYAFSIENFKRRPDEVQSLMDLMLEKMEVLLMEESIVNQYGIRVCFIGNLRLLSEPVRVAAEKVMKVTSNNSKAMLLVCVAYTASNEIVHAVEGSCKEKGKEFRLCNLNNEAMDDVKEGEKINGMVVHDIQDFYEDTSVEFQGLKQGKGCNGAPYHACESFESNWDQVLTSKASKSGEFSEGCRNLRQEDPVIKLVDIQKHMYMAVAPDPDMLIRSSGESRLSNFLLWQTCNCQLYSPAALWPEIGLSQLVWAILKFQQSHSYLEKKKKQL; this is translated from the coding sequence ATGGTGACATCTGTTCCAAATAAAGTGGGAAACTATAGTAGCACTGGCAATGGTGTGCATAAGCTGTTTTTTGACGACATAACTAATTTTCTGAGGAGATGTTTATTTCGTGTCCTGTCTGTTGGTCCTATCCCCACTCACCTTGCTTTCATCATGGATGGAAATCGAGGGTATGCAAAGAAGCAGAATCTGAAAGAAGGAGAAGGCCACAAAGCTGGCTATCTGGCTTTAATGTCTCTGCTTCGTTACTGCTATGAACTAGGAATCAAGTATGTTACTATATACGCTTTCAGCATTGAGAATTTTAAGAGGCGACCCGATGAGGTTCAAAGCTTGATGGATCTGATGCTAGAGAAGATGGAGGTTTTGCTTATGGAAGAAAGCATTGTGAATCAGTATGGTATCAGGGTGTGTTTCATTGGTAATTTGAGACTCTTGAGTGAGCCTGTCAGGGTTGCAGCGGAAAAGGTAATGAAGGTCACATCTAACAACAGTAAGGCCATGCTTTTAGTCTGCGTGGCCTATACTGCATCCAATGAAATCGTGCATGCTGTGGAAGGATCctgtaaagaaaaaggaaaggagttTCGACTGTGCAATTTGAACAATGAAGCGATGGATGATGTTAAAGAGGGTGAGAAGATTAATGGTATGGTTGTGCATGATATTCAAGACTTTTACGAGGATACATCAGTCGAATTTCAAGGATTAAAGCAGGGTAAAGGTTGCAATGGGGCACCATATCATGCCTGTGAATCTTTTGAGTCTAACTGGGACCAAGTTCTAACTTCCAAGGCAAGTAAAAGTGGTGAATTTTCTGAAGGTTGTCGAAATTTGAGACAGGAGGATCCTGTGATAAAACTGGTAGATATTCAGAAACACATGTATATGGCAGTTGCACCTGATCCCGACATGCTAATTCGAAGCTCTGGTGAGAGCCGCTTAAGCAATTTTCTACTTTGGCAAACTTGTAACTGCCAATTGTATTCTCCTGCAGCATTGTGGCCTGAGATAGGTTTGTCACAACTGGTGTGGGCGATATTAAAATTCCAACAATCCCATTCCTATCTGGAGAAAAAGAAGAAGCAGTTATAG
- the LOC108459926 gene encoding phosphoinositide phosphatase SAC7-like — translation MMERAESCQKLYTRLRLWEFPDEYVIEPTDGSSASSLKINRADASMKLIDAIPECSSVRVPKIQTIFGVVGMLKLVAGSYLIVITERECVGSYLGHPIFKVMSLRILPCDHSLKTSSPEQKKVESEFAGLLKVAEKTCGLFFSYDTNLTLSAQRLNDLGDESKLLPLWRQAEPRFLWNNYMLEVLIDNKLDPYLLPVVQGSFHNFQAAIGKEIVDITLIARRCTRRNGTRMWRRGADPDGYVANFVETEQIVQMNGFTASFVQVRGSMPFLWEQIVDLTYKPKFEIVKPEEAPRVAERHFLDLRKKYGSVLAIDLVNTTGGEGRLSEKFASAVQPILSDDLRYIHFDFHKICGHVHFERLSILYDQIADFLDKNGYLLLNDKGEKMKEQLGVVRTNCIDCLDRTNVTQSMIGRKMLELQLRRIGVFAAEETISSHTNLDEKYKILWANHGDDVSIQYSGTPALKGDFVRYGKRTVQGILNDFYNALGRYYFNNFSDGTKQDAIDLLQGHYIVSVSRDMTPPSQKGGLEAVAHFPAAFCLVSLGLFFTILSLSQARYDLRHLFFSALWATISIGIAAVVKANGRIFCNRPRLHKPRR, via the exons ATGATGGAGAGGGCAGAGTCATGCCAAAAGCTATATACAAGACTGCGGTTATGGGAATTTCCTGATGAGTATGTGATTGAACCCACCGATGGCTCTTCTGCTTCGTCTTTGAAAATTAATCGTGCTGATGCCTCAATGAAGCTCATTG ATGCTATTCCAGAATGCAGCTCTGTTCGTGTTCCTAAGATTCAGACAATTTTTGGAGTAGTTGGAATGCTAAAGCTTGTTGCAG GATCATATTTAATTGTTATAACGGAGCGCGAATGTGTTGGATCTTACTTGGGGCATCCTATATTCAAAGTCATGTCCTTGAGAATTCTTCCATGTGATCATTCTCTTAAAACCTCTTCTCCAGAACAG AAAAAGGTGGAGAGTGAATTTGCTGGGCTGCTCAAAGTTGCAGAGAAGACTTGTGGTCTCTTTTTCTCTTATGACACCAATTTAACGCTGAG TGCTCAGCGATTAAATGATCTGGGAGATGAATCTAAATTGCTTCCTCTTTGGAGACAG GCAGAACCCAGATTTCTTTGGAACAATTATATGTTGGAAGTACTTATAGACAACAAG CTTGATCCGTATTTGCTTCCGGTTGTCCAAGGGA GTTTTCATAACTTCCAAGCAGCCATCGGAAAAGAAATTGTTGATATTACATTGATTGCTAGGAGATGTACCCGGAGAAATG GAACCCGAATGTGGAGAAGAGGAGCTGATCCTGATGGATATGTTGCAAATTTTGTGGAAACAGAGCAAATTGTGCAGATGAATGGTTTTACTGCGTCATTTGTTCAG GTTCGGGGGTCAATGCCGTTTCTTTGGGAGCAAATTGTTGATTTGACTTATAAGCCTAAGTTTGAGATTGTAAAACCTGAAGAAGCT CCACGAGTAGCTGAGAGGCATTTTCTGGATCTAAGGAAAAAATATGGATCTGTACTAGCTATCGATCTTGTCAACACG ACTGGAGGTGAGGGACGCTTAAGTGAAAAGTTTGCAAGTGCAGTGCAACCTATACTTAGTGACGATTTAAG ATATATTCACTTTGATTTCCATAAGATCTGTGGACATGTTCATTTTGAGCGCCTTTCGATCCTCTATGATCAAATTGCAGATTTTCTTGACAAAAATGG GTACCTCTTGTTGAACGACAAGGGTGAGAAAATGAAAGAGCAACTTGGAGTTGTAAGGACTAATTGTATTGATTGCTTAGACCGCACCAATGTTACACAG AGCATGATAGGTAGGAAAATGTTGGAACTCCAGCTTAGGAGAATTGGTGTTTTTGCTGCTGAAGAAACCATTAGCTCACACACAAATCTTGATGAAAAGTATAAAATAT TGTGGGCTAATCATGGGGATGACGTAAGCATACAATATTCTGGCACTCCTGCACTGAaaggagattttgtccg GTATGGTAAGCGAACTGTTCAAGGGATCCTAAATGATTTTTATAATGCCCTTGGTCgatattattttaataacttttctgatggaacaaaacag GATGCGATCGATCTCCTGCAAGGACATTACATTGTTTCTGTCAGCCGGGATATGACACCTCCATCACAAAAAGGAGGCCTTGAGGCTGTAGCT CACTTCCCAGCAGCTTTTTGTTTGGTCTCACTAGGGTTATTCTTCACAATATTGTCACTGAGTCAAG CTCGATACGATCTTCGACACTTATTTTTCTCAGCTTTGTGGGCTACCATAAGCATTGGTATTGCTGCAGTTGTGAAGGCTAATGGCAGGATTTTCTGCAACCGTCCTCGTTTGCATAAACCACGACGTTGA
- the LOC108452378 gene encoding catalase isozyme 2 gives MDPYKFRPSSSFDSPFWTTNSGAPVWNNNSSLTVGARGPILLEDYHLVEKLANFDRERIPERVVHARGASAKGFFEVTHDISQLTCADFLRAPGVQTPLIVRFSTVIHERGSPETLRDPRGFAVKFYTREGNFDLVGNNFPVFFIRDGMKFPDMVHALKPNPKSHIQENWRILDFFSHHPESLHMFTFLFDDIGVPQDYRHMDGSGVHTYTLINKAGKSHYVKFHWKPTCGVKSLLEDEAIRVGGANHSHATQDLYDSIAAGNYPEWKLFIQIMDPLHEDRFDFDPLDVTKTWPEDIFPLQPVGRMVLNKNIDNFFAENEQLAFCPSLIVPGIYYSDDKLLQTRIFSYSDTQRHRLGPNYLQLPANAPKCAHHNNHHEGFMNFMHRDEEVNYFPSRYDPVRHAEKHPIPSTVLSGKREKCIIGKENNFKQPGERYRSFSADRQERFINRWIDALSDPRVTHEIRSIWISYWSQADKSLGQKIASRLNVRPSI, from the exons TTTCGTCCTTCAAGTTCCTTTGATTCCCCGTTCTGGACTACCAATTCTGGTGCTCCAGTTTGGAACAATAACTCATCACTTACTGTGGGAGCAAGAG GTCCAATTCTCCTTGAAGACTATCATTTGGTGGAGAAGCTAGCTAATTTCGACAGAGAACGCATACCTGAACGTGTTGTTCATGCTAGAGGAGCCAGTGCGAAAGGGTTCTTTGAGGTCACTCATGATATATCTCAGCTCACATGTGCTGATTTCCTTCGTGCCCCTGGAGTGCAGACCCCGCTCATTGTTAGATTCTCCACGGTTATTCATGAACGTGGTAGTCCTGAAACTTTGAGAGACCCCCGAGGTTTCGCTGTGAAATTTTACACTCGAGAG GGAAATTTTGATCTCGTGGGGAACAATTTCCCTGTGTTTTTCATCCGTGACGGAATGAAGTTCCCTGATATGGTCCATGCTCTTAAACCAAACCCGAAGTCCCACATTCAGGAAAACTGGAGGATTCTGGACTTCTTTTCGCACCATCCCGAAAGCTTGCACATGTTCACCTTCCTGTTTGATGACATCGGTGTTCCACAGGATTATAGGCACATGGATGGCTCTGGTGTTCATACCTACACACTAATCAACAAGGCTGGGAAGTCACACTATGTGAAATTCCATTGGAAACCCACTTGTGGTGTAAAATCTTTGTTGGAGGATGAAGCCATAAGAGTAGGTGGTGCGAATCACAGTCATGCCACACAAGATCTTTATGACTCGATTGCAGCCGGAAACTACCCTGAATGGAAACTGTTCATTCAAATAATGGATCCTCTTCATGAGGATAGGTTTGATTTTGACCCACTTGATGTAACCAAGACATGGCCAGAGGACATCTTCCCATTGCAGCCGGTGGGTCGAATGGTGTTAAACAAGAACATCGATAACTTCTTTGCTGAGAACGAGCAATTAGCCTTCTGCCCTTCCCTCATTGTCCCTGGCATCTATTATTCAGATGATAAGTTGCTTCAAACTAGAATCTTCTCCTATTCTGACACTCAAAGGCACCGTCTTGGACCGAATTATCTGCAGCTTCCAGCTAATGCTCCCAAATGTGCTCATCACAATAATCACCATGAAggttttatgaattttatgcatagaGATGAGGAG gtgAACTACTTCCCTTCGAGGTACGATCCTGTTCGCCATGCTGAGAAGCACCCTATTCCTAGCACCGTTTTGAGCGGCAAAAGAGAGAAG TGCATTATTGGGAAGGAGAACAACTTTAAGCAGCCTGGGGAACGATACCGGTCCTTTTCAGCTGACag GCAAGAACGGTTTATTAATCGCTGGATTGATGCCTTGTCTGATCCAAGGGTCACACACGAGATCCGCAGCATTTGGATCTCATACTGGTCTCAG GCTGACAAATCTTTGGGTCAAAAGATTGCTTCTCGCCTCAATGTTAGACCAAGCATTTGA